The nucleotide window GCGTCAGGCGGTCTTCGAGCGCCTCGGCTCTGAGTCGGGCACGCAGGTTCGGGGCGCGAAGAGCAGACATTTCAAATCCCAGCGCAATTTCACCATCAAGATCGGCCGAATCGGCTGACCCAGGGTTGGCATTGTAATTGGACGATAGCGGCACTCCGGAGGTGCGCCAATACGGCTCTTCTTTGCGGGAATCGCGAATGTGCCAATGTTATCGTCTTGTGCGCTACCATCACCCGGCCCGGAGCGCCGGGCCGGAGCCGGTCGTGTCGTGCGGGCCGGTGTGATACCGTTGCTCGCGCAAGGCGGTCGCGGCGTGCAGGTCGCGGTACATGCGGTCGAAAATGTAGGCGCCCAGTTCCAGGCCCTGATCGACGAAGTAGCGGCGCGTGCCGTTCTGCCACCCGGGCTCCACCACTGCGAAGAACTCTTCGGCGTGGCGCTCGTCGATCTCCGCGTGCAACTTGTAGTGAACGAGTTGTTCCGCCGCAACCCACCCGTTATCGACCACCGCGCGGCCGATCAGGGCCGAAATGCCCGCGAACGCCTGCTCGATCACCCCCATACACGCCACGCCGATGTCGAGGTCGTCGAGCACACAGGCGGCGGTGAGCACGCTGTTGAACGCCCGCACCTCGGGCCAGATCATGAGGTCGTCGAGCCG belongs to Gemmata obscuriglobus and includes:
- a CDS encoding TenA family transcriptional regulator — translated: MSEVSRAPGVTARATEVLERSGIMANPYFRDLRSGTMSLDAFRRTQEQFFFAVTFFPRPMAALVGRIPDPKQRLDILHNLVEEHGEFNESQFHHTTFQQFLRTIGAAPERLDDLMIWPEVRAFNSVLTAACVLDDLDIGVACMGVIEQAFAGISALIGRAVVDNGWVAAEQLVHYKLHAEIDERHAEEFFAVVEPGWQNGTRRYFVDQGLELGAYIFDRMYRDLHAATALREQRYHTGPHDTTGSGPALRAG